TTTTATTGCCCGTTCTGCAATTAAATTACCAATCATTTTTGCTGCTATTGTATTACCAGTATATTTTAAATTATTCTTAATAATTTTTTCTAAAGTTGATGCAGAAGTTAAAACTATATCTGAATTAGGAGCAATAATTTGAGCATAAATATGTTTAGAAGTACGATGTACCACTAACCTTACAATGTT
This Buchnera aphidicola (Thelaxes californica) DNA region includes the following protein-coding sequences:
- the rplR gene encoding 50S ribosomal protein L18 is translated as MKRIKNKKIIMRKRRSLKLRSKIRALNIVRLVVHRTSKHIYAQIIAPNSDIVLTSASTLEKIIKNNLKYTGNTIAAKMIGNLIAERAIKKGIKKIAFDRSGFKYHGRVKKLAEAARKTGLIF